CGGACGAGATCCCGGGTCCGTCCTGCAACCCTATCCGAGCCGTGCGTCCCGGTCCTCTGCGTGAGGGCCCGGAGACGGGGTGGCCCGGCTGGAGGAACCGCCGGAAGCCGGAGCGCAGGACGATGCGGTCCGGCGCACGGTCGAAGGGGCCGCCCTGGGGGTCGTCGATGCCGATGCGTCGCACCACGTCGTCCCGGGGGTCGAGGATGTCCCGCAGAACCACGCCCAGAACATATGCTGTTGCGGCAATATGAGCGATTACCGCCCAGGCATACATCCCGAGGCCGAGGTTGTGTTCCGGGGCGCCACCGCTCGTCTGGGCGCCGAGGTAGAGCCAGACCGCCCACCAGTGGAGGACCTCGACGAGCTGCCACGTCAGCACCACCTGCCACCGCGGCACGGCGAGCGCGATCAGGGGTACGAGCCAGAGGGCGTACTGCGGCGAGTAGACCTTGTTGCAGAGGATGAAGGCCCCGACGATCAGGAGGGCGAGTTGTGCGAGGCGGGGCCTCCGCCGCGCCCTCAGCGCGAGCACCGCGACCCCGAGGCACGCGAGGGCGAAGAGGGCCGCGGCCCCGGTGTTGATCTCGGCGGGTGTGAGGACGGCGCCGCCGGCCCGGCGGGCCAGGGCGTTGTAGACGTACCACCCGGAGGAGAACCCGGCGTCCCGGGTCTCGGAGAACGTGAGGAAGTACCCCCAGCCATCCGCGTCACGCACCAGGAAGGGCACATTCACCACGAGCCAGGCCGCGGCCAGACCCAAGAAGGCCGCGGCGCACGGCCTGTACCGTCCCGTGCGGACGGCCAGGACCAGCACCGCCCCGAGCAACAGGACCGGGTAGAGCTTCACCGCCGTGCCGAGTCCCCACAGGACGCCGGCCAGGACCGGCCGGTTCCGGGCGAAGGCCAGCATCCCCGCCGTCGCCAGCAACACCGCCCACAGGTCCCAGTTGATGGTGCCGGACAGGATGATGACCGGAGCGGTCGCGACGATCGCCGCGTCCCACGGTCGGCGGCCGGCGAGCCGCAGGGTCGCCAGGACGGTCAGGATCCACACGGCGGCGACGAGCACGGCGTTCACGTCGAAATACAGGAGCGGCTTCGTACCGGCGGCCTCACCCGCTACGAGATCCACGAGGAAGGCCGTCCCGGACGCGATCAGCCCGAGGAGCACCGGATATTCGAAGAGGGCGCCGGGGGTGATGAACGGACGGACCCCTTCGCCCAGGCCCCGGCTCTGGTAGAGCTCGGTCCAGTCCGAGTAGCACGCACGGTAGAAGTAGTCGGGCGCCGACCACCCCGTCACCCGGCAGGGATTCTTGACGACCACGGCGAGGACGGCCGAGAGGACCGTGAGGAGGATGAGGACGCGCTCCACGGTGAACCACCGGGGCGCGATCCGCCCCGGATCGGTGTGCCGGCCCAGGGGTCCGCCCACCCCTTCGACCATCGGCTCGAGGAGGGGATCCGACCGGCTGGGGACGCTGATGCGGTACGGCCCGCGTGTCCCCGCCTCCGACGTCATCCACCGAGCCTAGCGCCCGCCGCAGGCACCGGCCCGCCGGCCCGGGCCGGGGTTGACGCATGCCGGCCGGGAAGGCAAGGAATGCAGGAGCACGCAGCGGAGTTGAAAACGGAACGTAGACTGGCATTTCCTGCCGACCGCACTGGGGCGATGACGGGCGGGGCATCTTTCAACTGGCTTTCGAGGAGAACTGTGGGACAGAACCCCATTCGCGTGGCAATCATTGGAGTCGGCAACTGTGCCGCATCCCTGGTGCAGGGTGTGCACTACTACCGGGACGCGGACGCGTCGGGTTCCATCCCCGGCCTGATGCATGTCGAGTTCGGCAAGTACCACGTGGGGGACGTCCAGTTCGTGGCGGCGTTCGACGTCGACGGCAAGAAGGTGGGCCACGACCTCGCCGAGGCCATCGGCGCCAGCGAGAACAACACCATCAAGATCGCCGACGTACCGCCCACCGGTGTCATCGTGCAGCGCGGCCACACCCTGGACGGCCTGGGCAAGTACTACCGCGAGACCATCGTGGAATCCGATGAGGAGCCCGTCGACATCGTCGCGCAGCTGAAGGCCTCGAAGGCCGACGTGCTGGTCTGCTACCTGCCCGTCGGTTCCGAGCACGCCGCGAAGTACTACGCACAGTGCGCCATCGACGCCGGCGTCGCGTTCGTCAACGCCCTCCCGGTCTTCATCGCCGGCACCAAGGAATGGGCGGACAAGTTCACGGAGGCGGGCGTGCCGATCGTGGGCGACGACATCAAGAGCCAGATCGGCGCCACCATCACGCACCGCGTGATGGCAAAGCTCTTCGAGGACCGCGGTGTGACGCTGGACCGCACGTACCAGCTGAACGTCGGCGGCAACATGGACTTCAAGAACATGCTCGAGCGCGACCGCCTCGAGTCGAAGAAGATCTCCAAGACGCAGGCCGTGACCTCCAACGTCAAGGCCGAACTGCGGGCCGACGACGTCCACATCGGACCGTCGGACTACGTCGCCTGGCTCGACGACCGCAAGTGGGCGTTCGTGCGCCTCGAGGGCCGCAACTTCGGCGACGCCCCCGTCTCGCTCGAATACAAGCTCGAGGTCTGGGACTCACCGAACTCCGCAGGCGTCATCATCGATGCCATCCGCGCGGCCAAGATCGCCCTGGACCGCGGCATCGGCGGACCGATCCTCTCCGCGTCCAGCTACTTCATGAAGTCCCCGCCGGAGCAGTACGCGGACGACATCGCCCACGAGAAGGTCGAGGCCTTCATCCGCGGCGAGCTCGACCGCTAGGACCGGCGGGCTCGACGCCGTTCGACCTCCGCATCGGGGCCGGGACACGCTATCGCTGTCCCGGCCCCTTCGCGTCCGTCCGAGGGCACCCGACCCGCGGGATCCTCCGCCCGCCGCGGGTGCCTCGGGGGCGACACGATCGGGAACCGCTGGTTCCTAGGACAGCCCGACG
This genomic interval from Arthrobacter agilis contains the following:
- a CDS encoding inositol-3-phosphate synthase codes for the protein MGQNPIRVAIIGVGNCAASLVQGVHYYRDADASGSIPGLMHVEFGKYHVGDVQFVAAFDVDGKKVGHDLAEAIGASENNTIKIADVPPTGVIVQRGHTLDGLGKYYRETIVESDEEPVDIVAQLKASKADVLVCYLPVGSEHAAKYYAQCAIDAGVAFVNALPVFIAGTKEWADKFTEAGVPIVGDDIKSQIGATITHRVMAKLFEDRGVTLDRTYQLNVGGNMDFKNMLERDRLESKKISKTQAVTSNVKAELRADDVHIGPSDYVAWLDDRKWAFVRLEGRNFGDAPVSLEYKLEVWDSPNSAGVIIDAIRAAKIALDRGIGGPILSASSYFMKSPPEQYADDIAHEKVEAFIRGELDR
- a CDS encoding glycosyltransferase family 87 protein, yielding MTSEAGTRGPYRISVPSRSDPLLEPMVEGVGGPLGRHTDPGRIAPRWFTVERVLILLTVLSAVLAVVVKNPCRVTGWSAPDYFYRACYSDWTELYQSRGLGEGVRPFITPGALFEYPVLLGLIASGTAFLVDLVAGEAAGTKPLLYFDVNAVLVAAVWILTVLATLRLAGRRPWDAAIVATAPVIILSGTINWDLWAVLLATAGMLAFARNRPVLAGVLWGLGTAVKLYPVLLLGAVLVLAVRTGRYRPCAAAFLGLAAAWLVVNVPFLVRDADGWGYFLTFSETRDAGFSSGWYVYNALARRAGGAVLTPAEINTGAAALFALACLGVAVLALRARRRPRLAQLALLIVGAFILCNKVYSPQYALWLVPLIALAVPRWQVVLTWQLVEVLHWWAVWLYLGAQTSGGAPEHNLGLGMYAWAVIAHIAATAYVLGVVLRDILDPRDDVVRRIGIDDPQGGPFDRAPDRIVLRSGFRRFLQPGHPVSGPSRRGPGRTARIGLQDGPGISSGPPPGAVEAPGHVPSPAATDHPHDRHRPAEEHQ